Proteins encoded in a region of the Acipenser ruthenus chromosome 43, fAciRut3.2 maternal haplotype, whole genome shotgun sequence genome:
- the LOC131709378 gene encoding transcobalamin-1-like isoform X2: MVQSENSSSASGSTPNPSILLALRLASHHDSDTERGMLGRLQVDAVKRVQEGLPFSSGTVALYCLAMQASCADPSLTPAPGLKGGKKVMDLRKLLEKKLKEEIDNIDSKNVPLTNYYQVSLDILALCMMGKPVTSHSVQSLIEASDNGGFSYGEKYSVDTASVAVLALTCVKRSIKAPDRMVLRLKILNALKCLIKNILQETTSNGLIGNLYSTGLAMQALSVTSTNYDCSRTIQTLLERAGSGSFENPMAASQITPSLENRNYLELNKLDCKDFEKTLDGSVLPLAPPTAPEGVITVHYRVEDGIHYSFNDSIEVTVPVGSSLLQVMEEAAKISPAKFRFTVEQSSWGPFVTSIQVLAGNTEERTYWQFLTGSNALDQGVGDYKPYDREYIVAKFSTY; this comes from the exons ATGGTCCAATCAGAGAACAGCAGTTCTGCCAGTGGCTCCACCCCCAATCCCAGCATTCTCCTGGCTCTGCGTCTGGCCAGCCATCAtgacagtgacacagagagaggCATGCTGGGTAGACTGCAGGTTGATGCAGTGAAGAGAGTCCAAGAAG GCCTCCCCTTCTCCTCAGGCACCGTGGCTTTATACTGTCTGGCTATGCAGGCCTCCTGTGCGGACCCGTCTCTAACTCCAGCCCCAGGACTTAAAGGGGGAAAGAAGGTCATGGACCTCAGAaaactgctggaaaaaaaacTGAAGGAAGAGATTGACAATATTg ATTCCAAGAATGTTCCCCTCACCAACTATTATCAGGTGAGCCTTGACATACTGGCGCTGTGCATGATGGGAAAACCAGTGACATCACACAGCGTGCAGAGTCTGATTGAAGCTTCGGATAATGGAGGATTTTCATATGGAGAGAAATATTCAGTGG acacAGCCTCGGTTGCAGTTCTGGCTCTGACCTGCGTGAAGCGCTCTATCAAGGCCCCTGATCGTATGGTTCTGCGTCTGAAGATACTGAATGCTCTAAAATGTCTGATCAAGAACATTCTCCAGGAGACAACGAGCAACGGATTGATCGGGAACCTTTACAGCACAGGACTGGCCatgcag GCCCTGTCAGTCACCTCCACCAACTACGACTGTTCCAGAACTATCCAGACACTTCTAGAGCGGGCTGGTTCTGGATCCTTCGAGAACCCCATGGCTGCTTCTCAGATCACCCCCTCACTGGAGAACAGAAACTACCTGGAGCTGAACAAGCTAGACTGCAAGGACtttgaga AGACACTTGATGGGTCGGTGCTTCCTCTAGCGCCCCCCACTGCCCCGGAGGGTGTAATCACCGTGCACTACAGAGTGGAGGACGGCATTCACTACTCCTTCAATGACAGCATCGAGGTGACGGTCCCTGTGGGGTCCTCGCTACTGCAGGTCATGGAGGAGGCGGCCAAGATATCACCTGCAAAATTCAG GTTCACTGTGGAGCAAAGCAGCTGGGGTCCATTTGTCACCAGTATACAAGTTTTAGCTGGGAACACGGAGGAGCGAACATACTGGCAATTTCTCACTGGGAGTAACGCTTTGGATCAAG GAGTTGGTGATTATAAGCCGTACGACAGGGAATACATCGTGGCAAAATTCTCTACATATTAA
- the LOC131709378 gene encoding transcobalamin-1-like isoform X1: MAVGCVRGALAVLLQLSVWLPVALQCSVSEIQTGQVIRLLNIMVQSENSSSASGSTPNPSILLALRLASHHDSDTERGMLGRLQVDAVKRVQEGLPFSSGTVALYCLAMQASCADPSLTPAPGLKGGKKVMDLRKLLEKKLKEEIDNIDSKNVPLTNYYQVSLDILALCMMGKPVTSHSVQSLIEASDNGGFSYGEKYSVDTASVAVLALTCVKRSIKAPDRMVLRLKILNALKCLIKNILQETTSNGLIGNLYSTGLAMQALSVTSTNYDCSRTIQTLLERAGSGSFENPMAASQITPSLENRNYLELNKLDCKDFEKTLDGSVLPLAPPTAPEGVITVHYRVEDGIHYSFNDSIEVTVPVGSSLLQVMEEAAKISPAKFRFTVEQSSWGPFVTSIQVLAGNTEERTYWQFLTGSNALDQGVGDYKPYDREYIVAKFSTY, encoded by the exons ATGGCAGTGGGTTGTGTGAGGGGGgctctggctgtgttgctgcagctCTCTGTTTGGCTCCCggtcgctctgcagtgct ctgtctCAGAGATTCAGACAGGTCAGGTGATTCGGCTCCTCAATATAATGGTCCAATCAGAGAACAGCAGTTCTGCCAGTGGCTCCACCCCCAATCCCAGCATTCTCCTGGCTCTGCGTCTGGCCAGCCATCAtgacagtgacacagagagaggCATGCTGGGTAGACTGCAGGTTGATGCAGTGAAGAGAGTCCAAGAAG GCCTCCCCTTCTCCTCAGGCACCGTGGCTTTATACTGTCTGGCTATGCAGGCCTCCTGTGCGGACCCGTCTCTAACTCCAGCCCCAGGACTTAAAGGGGGAAAGAAGGTCATGGACCTCAGAaaactgctggaaaaaaaacTGAAGGAAGAGATTGACAATATTg ATTCCAAGAATGTTCCCCTCACCAACTATTATCAGGTGAGCCTTGACATACTGGCGCTGTGCATGATGGGAAAACCAGTGACATCACACAGCGTGCAGAGTCTGATTGAAGCTTCGGATAATGGAGGATTTTCATATGGAGAGAAATATTCAGTGG acacAGCCTCGGTTGCAGTTCTGGCTCTGACCTGCGTGAAGCGCTCTATCAAGGCCCCTGATCGTATGGTTCTGCGTCTGAAGATACTGAATGCTCTAAAATGTCTGATCAAGAACATTCTCCAGGAGACAACGAGCAACGGATTGATCGGGAACCTTTACAGCACAGGACTGGCCatgcag GCCCTGTCAGTCACCTCCACCAACTACGACTGTTCCAGAACTATCCAGACACTTCTAGAGCGGGCTGGTTCTGGATCCTTCGAGAACCCCATGGCTGCTTCTCAGATCACCCCCTCACTGGAGAACAGAAACTACCTGGAGCTGAACAAGCTAGACTGCAAGGACtttgaga AGACACTTGATGGGTCGGTGCTTCCTCTAGCGCCCCCCACTGCCCCGGAGGGTGTAATCACCGTGCACTACAGAGTGGAGGACGGCATTCACTACTCCTTCAATGACAGCATCGAGGTGACGGTCCCTGTGGGGTCCTCGCTACTGCAGGTCATGGAGGAGGCGGCCAAGATATCACCTGCAAAATTCAG GTTCACTGTGGAGCAAAGCAGCTGGGGTCCATTTGTCACCAGTATACAAGTTTTAGCTGGGAACACGGAGGAGCGAACATACTGGCAATTTCTCACTGGGAGTAACGCTTTGGATCAAG GAGTTGGTGATTATAAGCCGTACGACAGGGAATACATCGTGGCAAAATTCTCTACATATTAA